A stretch of the Nicotiana tabacum cultivar K326 chromosome 6, ASM71507v2, whole genome shotgun sequence genome encodes the following:
- the LOC107808860 gene encoding plant UBX domain-containing protein 10-like, translated as MIRGSGRATGQSYNGIVRRMVSLPRNIMGGFSRVMDQGMDLMGIGGRRNQHQLPHPNFPYQHPYEFPFQDPFDFPTQNYPNDHSNVQEEWAFLTSFEQQYGTEHPFFYACRFMDALKIAKDEHKFLFVYLHSPQHPFTPTFCSETLCCEVVVEFLDANYVCWGALADRGEGLQMATTLKASSFPFCALVAPAPGDSIAVLQQLEGPVSPAELVEILHRTMEEQGLAFGSGRAKEQEKLRADRRLREEQDVAYIASLQIDQEKERLENIMPLRRNSKPEHAPNKSNQAKHKQNPTQSQSSKQKEATSAITTMQNPTLSQSSKNKEATFPKATIQNPSLSKSSKNKESTNASAGKNAQMTQIAIRFPNGERREHSFSCKDKIQAIFRYIDSLGLPGVGNYRLISNFPRKVYGVDQMGVTLKEAGLHPKASLFLELI; from the exons ATGATAAGGGGAAGTGGAAGAGCTACAGGACAATCCTACAATGGGATTGTAAGAAGAATGGTGAGTCTTCCTCGTAACATTATGGGTGGATTTTCAAGAGTAATGGATCAAGGAATGGACCTAATGGGAATTGGAGGAAGAAGAAATCAACACCAATTACCACATCCAAATTTCCCATATCAACACCCCTATGAATTTCCTTTTCAAGATCCATTTGATTTCCCTACACAAAATTACCCAAATGACCATTCAAATGTCCAAGAAGAATGGGCATTTTTGACAAGTTTTGAGCAGCAATATGGTACTGAACATCCCTTTTTCTATGCCTGTCGATTCATGGATGCATTAAAGATAGCCAAAGATGAGCACAAGTTCTTGTTTGTGTACCTTCATTCCCCTCAACACCCTTTCACCCCTACTTTCTGCAGTGAGACTTTGTGTTGTGAGGTTGTGGTAGAATTTCTTGATGCAAATTATGTATGTTGGGGTGCACTTGCTGATAGAGGGGAGGGTTTGCAGATGGCTACAACTCTAAAAGCTTCAAGCTTTCCTTTTTGTGCCCTTGTGGCTCCTGCTCCTGGAGATAGCATTGCTGTGCTGCAACAG TTGGAGGGTCCAGTCTCACCAGCTGAATTGGTGGAGATATTACATAGAACAATGGAAGAACAAGGGTTGGCTTTTGGCAGTGGAAGggccaaagagcaagaaaagttAAGGGCAGATCGTCGACTGAGGGAAGAACAAGATGTAGCTTACATTGCATCTCTTCAGATTGATCAG GAGAAAGAGAGACTCGAGAACATAATGCCCTTACGGCGAAATTCAAAACCAGAACATGCCCCAAACAAATCAAATCAAGCGAAACATAAACAAAATCCAACACAGTCCCAATCCAGTAAGCAAAAAGAAGCTACTTCTGCCATAACAACTATGCAAAACCCTACACTATCCCAATCTAGCAAGAACAAAGAAGCTACTTTTCCCAAAGCAACCATACAAAACCCTTCACTATCCAAATCTAGTAAGAACAAAGAGTCTACCAATGCAAGTGCTGGGAAAAATGCTCAAATGACTCAG ATTGCAATCCGGTTTCCAAATGGTGAGAGGAGGGAGCATAGCTTCTCCTGTAAAGACAAGATTCAAGCAATTTTTAGGTACATTGATTCACTGGGTTTGCCTGGAGTTGGGAATTACAGATTGATATCAAACTTTCCAAGGAAAGTGTATGGTGTAGATCAAATGGGAGTGACACTCAAAGAAGCAGGCCTTCATCCTAAAGCAAGCCTCTTTCTGGAacttatttga